One Tachysurus vachellii isolate PV-2020 chromosome 5, HZAU_Pvac_v1, whole genome shotgun sequence genomic window, gccaacacatcacagggcacacaaacactctcattcactcacacaatcacaaactatggacaatttttccagagatgccaatcaacctaccatgcatgtctttggaccaggggaggaaaccggagtacccggaggaaacccctgaggcacggggagaacatgcaaactccacacacacaaggcagaggcgggaatcaaacccccaaccctggaggtgtgaggcgaacgtgctaaccactaagccaccatgccccccgatttatagaacataagaaacataatacgaAGAAGAATGTTTTGAAATCATTCTCATCAGTAAGCTGTCACAAGGAACCATGGCAGGCATCTTACATGACACTGCTGTCGAACAGGGAGCCAATCACATAGAGGATGATTTGTAAAGAAAGTTGCTAAAAAGTGTTAATTTCCCCTGTGTATAGACACTTTTCGAACACTCTGTAGATATCATATTTCAAAACTATTGAATATTAACCGTACAAACCATTTGTTCAGTTTTGGCTAGACTATATGTCTTACCTATTTTGTTAAGTAccgttttctttttatattaatagatttctcatttatttcatCGTAAATGGTGCTACATTGCTACGATAGATTAGGGATTCATTCTATTGTGTACCTCGTTTTTTTGTGCATATAAGACAAGCCATAATTTTCTGAAAGCACCTGTTCCTAAAAAGATCAAGAATAAGTAACTGTGGAATTATGGTGTTACGCAGCTACCCAGAGGATGAAAAGGTTGGCGCCATCATCATGTGTAATTTGATTGATGCGGCCACGTACACAGTCGAGAGTGATGTAAATGGCTGTGCCGTTCTGGACCTCGAACGATGCTCTGACGCCAACACTGGTCCACTCGCTACCTTCGGGCATCTGACCCCCGACCTGCTGTGCCAAAGGAACAGAATTTGTCCTGTCCTGACCTTGCTGGTGTAGAATCAGCTTCACCACGTTGCAAGAATGGATGAGCTTGATGCTGAGAGCCACACTGGCTGTCCCAGCTtcttgaaaaacaaaatttctCCTTGGGTGTTGGTTTCCTAGGCCAGCAAGTCGGATGTGTTCAGCATCCGGACCAACTTGCTGAAAAAACAAAGGTTTGTTCCTTACAGCTCCAGATGGAAGGCCTGTCCTGGACACGGTGGCCATTAGAGATGATGAAATAGCAGCAGGAATCCATAGCAGACTTAGCATGCTAATTCCAGAGCTGTCTCCAAAGTATCGGACATTGCACTGTGATGGAGTGAGGATCTCAAAGTTTAGCCAGTCACCCGATTCTACAATGGTAGTAGCTGACAAAGTGATGGAGGTGTCCCGATAGTTGACCCCGGATTTAAACGAGCGCATTACTTCCTGGTTGGTCCCATTTGTGCTAATGTAGGCGACTAGCGAGAAGCCTTCACGGACACAAGTGTGGCCCATGGCATAGAGTGCCTGCTGCAGGACAAACTTGACAGTGCCTCTCTCGGTGAAGCGAATTCCACGATTGTCATGAGTCAATGCCACTACATAGGGGTCAGAGACGGTAGCAACACGGAAGGATGGCCGGTAATTACCATGGTAGTGAGGTGCTGTGGATGTCTGTGCAGTCATAGCGACAGCTCCGGTGTCATGTGACAGCCACAGCAGGCTAAACGCAGACGACCCAAGCTCGTAAAGCTGCAACTCCTTGCTCTGGTTGCAGTGTTGGTTTGGGCTCTTGAGCAGCAACCACAGAGTCTGATTAGGCTCCACCTCAGCCgctgcactcacactcacaccctgGAAGTGCTTCCTCTCTGGCTGCTCCACCCTGACACCACTGAGGTCACGACCTTCCTCCTCGCTGCCACCACTAAGCCTCACACCAATCTGTAGGAAGTTGCGGCAGCTGTGCTTCAAGGCAAAGTTGTGATCCAGCCAGAGCAGACCATGCTGATAGAGGCTGATGGAGCCATCATGGATAACCAGAAAGTCGCTTCTCTCCTTTCCCATTACACTCAGCTGCAGACCTGGAAACACAGCGCTGCTTTTTGATCGAGCCGTGGGTAATGTGACCGAAGCAGACCAGGACTGAGAGAATGTGTTTTCCGAGGTCACTCCACACACAGCATCACTCACAGTGCTACACGGTACTGCTACGGGCTCCCCATCACAATCTGTACATGCTTGGCACTCTTGTAGCTCCTGATTGTAGAAGTACTCGTGACCACATAGGCCTGAAGAGATCTCTCTTTCAGATACGCCCAAGCACCGGAATCCACCTGTCCACACAAGCACAGTGTAGATGTTAAAGGAATGGTTTACCACAAATGACAATAATTTAGCTAATAACAAGGTGTGGTTAACAGTGGTGATTTCAGGCATATTCTAAGTGCCCACATGCAAATCCTGACACACTGGAACTCTCTAATTGCAGACCTGCCAACTCCAAGGAAGAATAATAGGCAGTAGAGGGGGAAGGGTGAGGGGTCATGAAATAGTTCCGCAGCGCTAATGTTTTcatgttgccttttttttctgctttctcaAAAAAACAAACGCAGTTCTTTTGGACTATTCTACTTGGCAAAttttcattcgttcattcattcattttctaccgcttatccgaactacctcgtgtcacggggagcctgtgcctatctcaggcgtcatcgggcatcaaggcaggatacatcctggatggagtgccaacccatcgcaggccacacacactcattcactcacgcaaacaaacactgcggacaattttccagagatgcgaatcaacctaccatgcatgtctttggaccgggggaggaaaccagagtacccggaggaaacccctgaggcacggggagaacatgcaaactccacacacacaaggcggaggcgggaatcgaacccccaaccctggaggtgtgaggcgaacgtgctaaccactaagccaccgtgccccccacggCAAATTTTCAGCACCAAAATTTTAGATTATTTCTGACCATACACCAGTGGAATTAATTTCCAATTAATGAACTCAAAACCTGAAAGAAAATCCTCTAAAAGAAAGTGAGGACACTGATTCTATGCTTTGTTCAACAAGCAGTAAAATGGACTAGAGATGTTGATAGATGTTGTTGTGTAAAAGATTACTAGCCAAAACTATGGAAGGGTTGGAAGGGGAGTGGGGCTTTTAGGGTATATCAGTTAATATTGgtgtgtttaaaacaattaaacaactGTCAGTCTTTGCAGATTCATATGCTAATTGGCTCAGTTGAGTTTTTTAATTGGGGGAGGGGTTTTTAGCATATTTATGAGTGATAATTCATTGCTTGTAGCCATTTCTTTGACAATTCCATTTTTGCTTATAGTCGTTATCATATTTGTTATTATAGTCTTTATCTCACTTGCCCCATATCATTCAAACTTTATAACTAGTGTCACATCGTTGGAATGTCATATTGTTGTAGGTGGCAGGGTGACCATGATGTTTCACAGCTTTAGGATCCTTGATATGAACCTGAGCTCGGGTTATTGTTTGTGTGGAATTGCTCACATTCTCTGGGTTCTATGGTTTCCTCCAACATCCTCCACAAACATGCTGGTGATGGATTGGCCAAGGTTTTGAAGCCCCATGTGTGAATGAGTAGGTGAATTATTGGgtaaatgagtgtgtgggtggatgAATGTGTGCCTGTAATTGACTCGTATCACATTTACAGAGTATTTTCTCCTCATGCCAAGGGTCTGGGGTTAGGTTTTGGATCTGCTTAACCCTGGGCAGAATAAAGCACATTTCCATGTTTGAATCCCATTTCTCTGCAGATTTTCATTTTAAGCGCTGTCAGAATTTATTTTCTCCACTTTCATGTCACACCCGTCTCTGGTTTACTCATTCAGTCTCAGAAGCTCATCCCAGATTTCAGATGTACTGTCCAAAATATAATCTAACTGAAAtgaatttgttatattttagcTCTAAAATATTTGTTATTAGAAGCCATCAGCTTATTATGGAagcaatttaaattgaaatgtcTTACGGCTCACTTTTGTTGTCAGTCATTTTACACAGCAGTGTACTCTCACTATGCTTGTTTgcataaatttgaatttgaagttAGAACCATTATTTGCAATTGGACATGTAGCATAATGAAACAGAGATTGTGTTGCTAATTACTGCAATTTAATTGAGGTCAGGAGCTCATTGTACATGAGATTTGAAACATTCTGGATTTGTGTACCTGGTGTATTGAGGCATTTCACTCTCTCGCCACACACGGTTGGGATTTCCAGGCATTCATCTCTGtcctgtataaaaataaatatgtttatatacatatactctcactcactcattttctaccgcttatccgaactacctcgggtcacggggagcctgtgcctatctcaggcatcattgggcatcaaggcaggatacaccctggacagagtgccaacccatcacagggtacacacacactctctcattcactcacgcactcacacactacggacaattttccagagatgccaatcaacctaccatgcatgtctttggaccgtgggaggaaaccggattacccggaggaaacccccgaggcacggggagaacatgcaaactccacacacacaaggcggaggcgggaatcgaacccccaaccctggaggtgtgaggcgaacgtgctaaccactaagccaccgtgcccccttatacatatactgtattgtttaattttttaagtattttaactGACAGACAACATGACAGAAAGGCAATAAGACATGCCTGATGGCTAGTTGTTTTATCTGGTTTACAAACCCTGAAGAAGCACAGAAATTTTGTCAAATCAAGagatcatttgcatattttattttgggTTTGATACCATTGTGATCGAAAACAGAATGTCGATTATGTACATATTCAGGCTTCTATGTGATACCTGGCAAATCCTGTCAGCGTTGGGTGAGCACTGAGACACCAGGAAGAACCCAGGTGGACACATGGTGCACTGTTGACACTGTGGCGGCTGCATTTGAAAATTGCAGTACTCTTCAGGGCCGCATGTGCTGCGACAGCCAAGCAGAGCATGATCTGTGTCCCCGGTCACGTCAATCAGCTTGGCATCCGTTTTATGTACGGCATGTGACTTCTGCAGGTGGCTGCGAGCTTGGCTCTGCATGCTTGCCAGCTGACTTTCCAAATAACTCTGCAGCTCCCCCTGCAGGCCCTGGAAGGACACCTGCTTGACGGTCTCAGACAGCATGCCGTACTGCGCCTTGACCACGTCCATCTGCTCGTAcatgcgctgctgctgctccaGAATCTCACGCTGCTGGTCCAAAAGTGCTCCCTGCTGCTCCTCCAGACGTTGCTGTAGGTCACGGATCACTAACTGCTGAGCCCGCAGAGCCTCTACCAGCTTCTCCTGGCCTTTGGAGAGCTGCAGATGCAGGACAAGGGCATCCTCCGAAGGAACTTCGTTCTCCCCTgggaaaagaaaatgacatgagTTTGGTACGACTCAATACTGGAGATCTCTGAACTTCACTCCACACCACACAGTACAGCATAGGTTCTCAAACTTTAGTTTAAAATGAAGGTATAAAATGTTGCAGCTTTATGAGAACAGATTTAATATATGAACATAATCAAGTTAGTCAAACATTTGGCTTGGTAGACGGAGtgtctaaaatatttttgaaatttcAACGAGCTCCTCATTATTGAATGTTTCATCAACAAACAGGTCAAAGATACGAACAGCTTGTTTTTGAGCTACTgaaatataaaagatataaaacccatttttctttaaaagaaatgctCAAAAAGATgataacaacaaacaacactAAAGTCCTGCATGTTATGATCATTAAGAACAGCATGTACTCCAGTCACCTGGAATTTTGAGCATCATTAATGTTGCGGTCTTTTGTCTATTATTAATGGAACTAATGAGTTGTGAGTTTCTTCActgtaactaaataaaataagattaaatgtaaataacacacAGCCTCTGCCTGtgcttcacactcacacttccaGAAACAATGAAGTACATCAGTTTAGCGCATAGACAGAAGCCCGACAGACAGCATTACTGATGCTTGATCTCAGAGACAGATTTACCTTGAAGAAAACGAAAAGCGACAGCGTTACGCAAGCTCAATGTGTCCTGTGACGTCTTTGTGACACCATTCACATGACATGCAATTGAACAGGGTGAgtgtaattatatttcattcatattttatttaattaattaaagttaaGTATAATTGGGAAaaattttattgattatttaatttttagtaATCTTTATTATTGAACTGAAATCATGCTTATTTTCGTACttaattacaataattattaattatttcaacACTAGTAGTATTACAAATCTAGAATAATAAATAGCATGTCTCATTTATGTCCCTAGAAGGCTGCAGCTCACTGTAATTTGAAAAATGTGGTAAACTTTGCTAATTTGGTAAGATGAACTTGCATATATTGCCTTAAGTGTTGTTTGCTAATGCCAGATTAAACTAACATAGATTTCATTATGCTAGTCAGATTCTCGCTAATGTTCAATAAAGTGCATTCAGTTGCAGAGATTGAATGTTTTAAAACATGCCACGATTTTGTTAGTAATATGTATACAAAATGCTTCCAAGGCAATCCCGTCTGGTGTCTATCACTTTAATTTTAACTGATGAACAGAAAAGCCTCAAAGAGAAGCTGTAAAATCTCAAAATAAGTTCTGACCTTAAGTCTTCCAAAAAGGAGCACTGCTAGCAATTTGTGGGTGCAGTTTTTGAATTCTTCTTTTGCACCATATTATATTTATCCATGAAAAGATGTCACCCTGTTATATGTGGACTTTCTAATGACTCAAAAATGTTCAACcttactgctgttcttctcttttcCTGTCAAGGCTGCAATTTGAGGCTAGGAAACTAGCGTGGAAAGACATCAAAGCAGAAAAATATTCTAGGCCGTCGACTGCCAGAGATTTTCCCCCTGCTGCAAGGCTTCcaaatgcagctgaacagaTGTGTATGGCTATGAGGAAAAGTAATCGTGTTCCAGTTGTGCAttgaaaatgatcaaataaagcTGCATTGCTAGAAGTAAGGGAAAAGGTGCATTGCTTAGTAAGCTTAGCTTGAGAAAAGAAATTAAGTtcaaaataaaacccaaacaaGGAGAAAACAGCTGGATCCACTGATTTACTCCACCTGGTTTGATGTCACATGTAAGCTGAACTCCCAGTGGTGCGCCTCCAAGTTCCGATGAAGGATATCCGATATCCGGAAATTCCCCCAGAAACTGAGCAGCTATGTCCGGAACGTGCACAGGAGCATCGTCTGAGCCAGGTCCACAGCCGTCTGAAGGGCACAACCTCACTCTGGGCTTGGTTCTGATCCTTAAAGGCAGTCTGCACTCCAGTCCCCTACACTCTCGTGTATCATTAATGGCCTGCGGTGGTCTTTTTGTGGTAACGCAATCTGCTCCAGTGCACGTGTGACCTGCAACCTCGGCAGTCGGCATCCTTTcccttgtgtgagtgtgagaatgaGAAGCTGTGTGTAACTCCACCTTTTCAGGTGAAGGAAGGTGTGAGACTCCATGTTGGTGGGTCGGTGCAGATCTGCTGTGTGTTATTGGATTGTGTTGACGTGCTGGTCTGGATGATCTGCTCGAGCCACAATGTGACCCTGAACATGGTCTGGACTCCCCCAACTCTAAGCAGCGAGAACCTTTACACAGATCCGACACACTcctcactgatacacacatgcagaggAGACACCACAGGAACAGCACGATTCTCATCGGTGTCATCTTAAATTCATTCATGAACCTGAAATTgagaaacattaacacaccactGATTAAACTCATAAATTCCTACAGTGTTACATTACCTACTACAGTGTTACATTAAATATTACTGTGTTACATTAAGTATTAGTGCTACATTATCTACCACAGTGTTACATTAACTACTAGTGCTACATTATCTGTTTAATTACTCTAACGTCTTCAGTGTTACAATTTCTCTTATATTGTTTCTTTAATTGTTGGTGTTACATTCTACATCCAGTCCTACAGTGTTACATTAAATCCTATACTGTTGCATCACCTCTTGCAATGTTACAttaagtgtttgtgttactTCTACACTGTTAAATTAACGCTtacagtgttacattaaaaGTTTATCTTAATTTTACACTAACTCCTACAGTGTTACATCAACTAGTACAGAATTGCATCAACCGTTAAAAGGCTACATTAAGTGTTAGTTCTAATTTAATTATTGTGTTACATTTAGTGTTCGTGTTACATTAAATCCTACAGTGTTACAttaagtgttagtgttacattaagtgttagtgttacattaaGTGTTAGTCTTACAttaagtgttagtgttacattaaatcctacagtgttacattaagtgttagtgttacattaaATCTTACAGTGTTACATTAAATCTTACAGTGTTACATTAAGTGTTAATGTTACATTAAATCTTACAGTGTTACAttaagtgttagtgttacattaaatcttacagtgttacattaagtgttagtgttacattaaatcttacagtgttacattaagtgttagtgttacattaaatcttacagtgttacattaagtgttagtgttacattaaATCTTACCGTGTTACAttaagtgttagtgttactttaAATCATACAGTGTTACCTTATCTTTACAATCTCTATGATCTTAAATTAACTCTTGCAGAGTTacaatatttgtttgtgttaattCAGCTCCTACTGTATTCCATTAACTACTACAGTCTTTCATTAACACTTACAGGGTTATATTCACTGTTACAATGTTACATTCAGTCTTACATTAACTCATGCTGTGTTTCTAAGTGCCACCGGAGACTAGGGAAAACTGATAATTAGTCATTGTTTATGTAACAGTGTAGATCTTTAGTGTTAAGTAAAGTATTTACACTTTGAGTGTAAACACTAACACAGTCATTAACATGGTTAAAATGCAGTGTTTGTCACTCTTTGTTATCTGATACTGTACTAGTTAACACTTTGCGCTGTACATAAGCACCGTACAACTGATGCAACACTACGCTTGTATTCACCAGGTGTTAATTCAACACTGTGAGAATTAACACAGCACTGAAGGTCCTAATGTTATGCTGTAAGACTTTAGATGTAAACACAGTAACCAAATTACTCAGCTTTCTCATTAGCGCTCTTCTATCTATAGATAAACACCGTAAACAAATACTTGAAGTATTTAGTGTTAGTTGTGCTGTTACATTTGGACAGAAAAACTCCTTTCTCTCACTGAGGAACAGCTTACTGTTTGACATGCAGTGCACTAAGTAGAGGATAAAACCCACGATTTAATACCCCACCTAGGGCACTTTCAGAGCCAGTAGGATGGTGTGCAGTGGTGAGAATGTTAAGTGAGAGTGTTTACCTACTGTCTGATCTTCAGCTCAGTCTTTGTAATGTCAGCGTCCGCTCAGCATCTCTTCAGTGGCTccgtgtttctctgtctgtccctctgccccaaactctctctctctctctctctctctctctctctctctctctctttctctctctgtctctgtctgtccctctgccccaaagtctctctctctctctctctctctctctctctctctctctctctctctctctctgtctctgtctgtccctctgccctaaactctctctctctcgctctctctctgtctgtccctctgccccagactctttctctctctctctctctctctctctctctctctctctctctctctctctctgttcatcagcATCAGGTTTCCTCAGGCTGGATTTAACCCATCACTTCCCCCTCCTTCCCTAGTCTtcccttttcctcctcctccttttctgcTCGTGCGCTTTCTTGTTgctttcatgttttcttttcagcactccttttctttttctttctctctaagCCACTTTAACACGCGGTGCATTAGAGCATCAGAGCGGATTGGGTTACAGACAGGAGGCTCTCATACTGCGACGCAAAATCCAGACGGAGAAAATAAGAGACATTTGCTCCGGGACTTGTGCCAAACATCCACCCCTCCTTTAGGTCCCCCATTCAGGTCCTCCATTTATCCTCCAATTTAGacataaaggagagagagagacttcctgCTTTCAGGCACAGAGTATAAAACACATGAGACAGGACTAACACTTAACAGGATGTaaaagatgtttgtttgtttttgtgtttattatcaaTGTAGTGaaatatgaaaggaaaaaaaaaagaatctggaATGTAAAAGAAATTCGCTGTAATTTCTATTGAGTTTAAAATGATTCATGAACAGTTCTGTAGTGTTTATCCTGTCTTTCAGCTGTACTTTTGTTTtatcttgatttattttattatttttttcaagatattttacagcactttggttgttaaataaataaaatgtgccttaaatttttacatattaaaatatgacCTGGATCTAATGAACTAACTGCCTACAGTATGAGACATATTACTATAgtatgtaagtaagtaagtaagtaagtaaatgaataaataaattcattttgctTGATGATTTATATTTACTCCAACCTTGATGTTGAtgtcattttataatttttatgtaaatgaattctGTAATTTATCTCCAGTTTGTGAGCGATGAGCAAATTGAGTCGATtctattgtgttattgtttggATTTGATTCCATTTCGTTTGGATGGACTagaattttgtgtattttgagtTCTTATTCTAAACTTTTCCTCATGACTATTTTGATGATGGTTAATCAGACCTGAACATTGTGTCTCAGTGGTGTTGGTGCTGGTGTTTGGTGCTGATGTTTGGACAGCTGCTGTCTCTTGTCCCTGAGCTGTCACACTCAGCGAGCTCACACCCAACAGGTCATGGTTTATTTGTCAGAGTTCAGAGGAACAGGAACTCTTTCAGGCTCGAATCTGGAGTTGACTGACAGAGTCACAAATCTCAGGGataattactgttttttttttcgaggTCAGCCACAGGGTCAC contains:
- the nell3 gene encoding uncharacterized protein nell3, producing MNEFKMTPMRIVLFLWCLLCMCVSVRSVSDLCKGSRCLELGESRPCSGSHCGSSRSSRPARQHNPITHSRSAPTHQHGVSHLPSPEKVELHTASHSHTHTRERMPTAEVAGHTCTGADCVTTKRPPQAINDTRECRGLECRLPLRIRTKPRVRLCPSDGCGPGSDDAPVHVPDIAAQFLGEFPDIGYPSSELGGAPLGVQLTCDIKPGENEVPSEDALVLHLQLSKGQEKLVEALRAQQLVIRDLQQRLEEQQGALLDQQREILEQQQRMYEQMDVVKAQYGMLSETVKQVSFQGLQGELQSYLESQLASMQSQARSHLQKSHAVHKTDAKLIDVTGDTDHALLGCRSTCGPEEYCNFQMQPPQCQQCTMCPPGFFLVSQCSPNADRICQDRDECLEIPTVCGERVKCLNTPGGFRCLGVSEREISSGLCGHEYFYNQELQECQACTDCDGEPVAVPCSTVSDAVCGVTSENTFSQSWSASVTLPTARSKSSAVFPGLQLSVMGKERSDFLVIHDGSISLYQHGLLWLDHNFALKHSCRNFLQIGVRLSGGSEEEGRDLSGVRVEQPERKHFQGVSVSAAAEVEPNQTLWLLLKSPNQHCNQSKELQLYELGSSAFSLLWLSHDTGAVAMTAQTSTAPHYHGNYRPSFRVATVSDPYVVALTHDNRGIRFTERGTVKFVLQQALYAMGHTCVREGFSLVAYISTNGTNQEVMRSFKSGVNYRDTSITLSATTIVESGDWLNFEILTPSQCNVRYFGDSSGISMLSLLWIPAAISSSLMATVSRTGLPSGAVRNKPLFFQQVGPDAEHIRLAGLGNQHPRRNFVFQEAGTASVALSIKLIHSCNVVKLILHQQGQDRTNSVPLAQQVGGQMPEGSEWTSVGVRASFEVQNGTAIYITLDCVRGRINQITHDDGANLFILWVAA